From the genome of Desulfobaculum xiamenense:
GCATGTGCACGCACGCCCGCCGATCCCGTCGGCGGCGTGGTGCGCCCCGCCGTTGTCGCTCCCGCCATGCCCGGCGAGATGTTCGACGCGACGGGCGGCCCGCTGAGTATGCGGGACTTCGTGCGGCGCGCCCTCGACGTCCGCTACGTCCTTCTTGGTGAGGGGCATTCGTCGGCCTGCGACCACGCGGTGCAGGCCGAGGCCATCGCGGCCATCGATTCCGCCGCCGTCGCCGCCGGACGTCCGCGTCCCGTCGTGGGGCTGGAGATGGTCCCGCGCGAGCGGCAGGATGTGCTCGACCGTTTCAACGCCGGGGAACTGTCCGTCGAGGAGCTGCCCACGGCGCTCGATTGGCCGAACGTGTGGGGGCATCCCTACGCGCTGTACGAGCCGGTTATCCGCGCCGCGCGAGAGCGCGGGCTGCCGCTGGTGGCGCTGAACGTGCCGCTGCGGCTTGTCCGGGCCGTTTCGACGTCGGGCCTTTCCGGGCTGGACGCCGGGGACCGCGCGTTGCTGCCGGACGTCATCATCCCCCCGCGCGAGGACCAGCGCGAATCCCTGCGCGAGGAGTTCGAGCGCCATCGCATGATCATGAATCGCAAGGGCGCGACGGACGATGCCCTCGAACGCTTCATGACCTCGCAGTCCCTGTGGGATTCGGCCATGGCCGGTGCCGCCGTGGAGGCGTACCGCGCGTGGTCGCGTCCGGTGGTGGTCGTCGTCGGGTCCGGGCACGTGGAATACGGCTGGGGCCTCGGCTACCGGCTGTCGGTCCTCGATCCCGGCGCGAAGGCGCTGTCCGTCGTGCCGTGGCGCGGGGTGGAGCCTGTGGACCTTGCGCAGGCCGATGTCTTCTTTTATTGCGCATTGACCCATGCCAGCCGCCTCGGCTTCAGCGTGGAGCTGCAAGCCGGCGGAGCCGCCATCACTGCGGTGGAGCCGGATTCCCGCGCCGCAAAGGCCGGGCTGGCCGTGGGCGACGTCATCACCGCCGCGCAGGGGATGACGGTCGTCGAACTGTGGGTGCTGCACAAGGCTGCCATCCGCGCCTCGCGCGAGGACGACGGACGTCTGCGCCTCGATGTGCGCCGCGACGGCGCGTCCCGCGAAATCATCATTCAACTCACCAGATCCCGTCCGGGAGGGGGCTCGGCCCCGGAGGCGGACGGACCGAAATAGCATGCCCGAACTTCCAGAAGTCCAGACCATTGCCCGCGGCCTCATGACCGAGCTTCGCGGGCGGCGCATCATGTCCTTCGAACTGCTCTCCTCGGGAGCGGTGGAGAAGGGGCGTGGTGCGATGTCCCCGGCCCAGATGTCCCGATACCTGCCCGGCGCGCTCATCCGTCGCGTGTGGCGCAGGGGGAAGATGCTGTGCATCGACCTGATCACCAAGCGCGAGCCGCTGTTGCACATGTGCTTCCACCTCAAGATGACCGGAAGGCTGGTCGTTGTGCCCGCCGGGAGCGAACCGGACAGGCACACGCGCATCGTCTTTCGGCTCAATGACGGCCGCGCCCTGCATTTCGCGGACGCCCGCAAGTTCGGCTACTGCCGCGTCATGGCCCCGGACGATCTCGACCGCTGGCCCTTTTACGCGACGCTTGGCCCCGAGCCGCTGGAGATTGGTGAGGACGCCTTTCTGCGGCTGTTCGAGGGACGGCGCAGTCAGGTGAAGTCCCTGCTGCTCGACCAGCACTTCATCGCGGGAATCGGCAACATCTATGCGGACGAGTCCCTGTTCCGGGCTGGCATCCTGCCTCATGCGCAGGCGGACTCCGTGGAGCCGCAGCGGCTGCGTGCCCTGCACAGCGCCATTCACGACGTGCTGACCGAGGCCATCGCCGCCAACGGCAGTTCCATCAGCGACTACCGCGACGCCCACGGCGATTCCGGAGCCTTCCAAAACGATTTCAGGGTTTACGGCCGCTACGGCGAGCCGTGC
Proteins encoded in this window:
- a CDS encoding ChaN family lipoprotein, with protein sequence MGLVPSRLAKALIRAGAAAVVAVALCACARTPADPVGGVVRPAVVAPAMPGEMFDATGGPLSMRDFVRRALDVRYVLLGEGHSSACDHAVQAEAIAAIDSAAVAAGRPRPVVGLEMVPRERQDVLDRFNAGELSVEELPTALDWPNVWGHPYALYEPVIRAARERGLPLVALNVPLRLVRAVSTSGLSGLDAGDRALLPDVIIPPREDQRESLREEFERHRMIMNRKGATDDALERFMTSQSLWDSAMAGAAVEAYRAWSRPVVVVVGSGHVEYGWGLGYRLSVLDPGAKALSVVPWRGVEPVDLAQADVFFYCALTHASRLGFSVELQAGGAAITAVEPDSRAAKAGLAVGDVITAAQGMTVVELWVLHKAAIRASREDDGRLRLDVRRDGASREIIIQLTRSRPGGGSAPEADGPK
- the mutM gene encoding bifunctional DNA-formamidopyrimidine glycosylase/DNA-(apurinic or apyrimidinic site) lyase, which translates into the protein MPELPEVQTIARGLMTELRGRRIMSFELLSSGAVEKGRGAMSPAQMSRYLPGALIRRVWRRGKMLCIDLITKREPLLHMCFHLKMTGRLVVVPAGSEPDRHTRIVFRLNDGRALHFADARKFGYCRVMAPDDLDRWPFYATLGPEPLEIGEDAFLRLFEGRRSQVKSLLLDQHFIAGIGNIYADESLFRAGILPHAQADSVEPQRLRALHSAIHDVLTEAIAANGSSISDYRDAHGDSGAFQNDFRVYGRYGEPCRICQTTLERRTVAGRTSTYCPTCQH